In the genome of Neodiprion pinetum isolate iyNeoPine1 chromosome 2, iyNeoPine1.2, whole genome shotgun sequence, one region contains:
- the LOC124211814 gene encoding ionotropic receptor 75a, with protein sequence MQVQWFTFFTLIARLFAARNELARDYFFYKQVPSVVAFLCEHASRDLEFNKMLSSEGMRVAIFYPGFEFSLEKVMAATYSRFGVFLDLNCGSEYSEFILTESSKLRTFNDSYIWLLFGENLNESVDLLHDETFSIGTDLVIATPRLNEYTLYDVYNPAKERGGKLNVTELASWHNETGFNVTLNQEKYQRRANFHGLQLKVIAVTQYRPDDMSIEEYLQDHTTKALDSMTKFGFAILSHLEDIFNFTMDIEETSFWDQVTENGTHLGMVGILHRSEADISATPALLFKERAILIKAIHPVWPWRTCFMFRSMASRVSDEFIRPFSTKSWIVTAVVVTISVIVLGLTLKVELVKDRFNTWIEVGFVATGIMCQQGSLLVPTSISSRLVVLNLLYFSILIYNYYSASVVSAQLNQPLEKMNDSMHQLAQSNLQIAAEPITYTNFGLTAQKDWEIKEFYVKRWKPLADRTRYIPLEEGFARVAKGGFAYHTDPNTGYPYVERLFTNQMICELTEVHLFRPQMMSLSGRHNSPFTEMAKIGALKLSSAGLLTRQQKRWMARKPMCIRDSFILQSISILTTAPAFIILFVGIFLASVICIWENLIFKSQDSSK encoded by the exons ATGCAAGTACAATGGTTCACATTTTTCACTCTGATAGCGAGATTATTTGCTGCGAGAAACGAACTGGCgagagattattttttctacaagCAAGTGCCGAGTGTCGTTGCCTTCTTGTGTGAACACGCGTCAC GTGATTTGGAATTTAACAAGATGCTGAGCAGCGAAGGAATGAGAGTGGCAATTTTCTACCCTGGGTTCGAATTCTCTCTGGAAAAAGTGATGGCTGCAACCTATTCGCGATTTGGAGTTTTTCTGGATTTAAATTGCGGAAGTGAATACAGTGAGTTCATTTTGACAGAG AGTTCAAAACTTCGAACCTTCAACGACTCCTACATCTGGCTATTATTTGGTGAAAACCTGAATGAAAGTGTAGACTTACTACATGATGAAACATTTAGTATTGGCACTGATTTGGTTATTGCCACACCGAGGCTTAATGAATATACCTTGTACGACGTTTACAACCCGGCCAAAGAACGGGGCGGGAAACTGAATGTTACAGAACTTGCTTCTTGGCATAATGAGACAGGGTTCAACGTCACCTTGAATCAAGAGAAATACCAGAGAAGAGCAAATTTTCATGGATTGCAGCTGAAAGTAATTGCTGTT ACACAATACAGACCCGATGATATGAGCATTGAAGAATACTTGCAAGATCACACTACAAAAGCATTGGACAGTATGACTAAGTTCGGGTTTGCCATTTTATCGCATTTGGAAGATATTTTCAACTTCAC AATGGACATTGAAGAGACAAGCTTTTGGGACCAAGTGACTGAAAACGGTACACATCTTGGCATGGTGGGGATTCTTCATCGAAGTGAAGCCGACATTTCGGCTACTCCAGCGCTTCTATTTAAAGAACGTGCAATCCTAATTAAGGCCATTCATCCTGTTTGGCCATGGAG AACCTGCTTCATGTTTCGATCAATGGCATCGAGGGTAAGCGATGAGTTTATTCGTCCATTTTCCACGAAATCTTGGATCGTTACCGCAGTCGTAGTTACGATTTCCGTAATTGTACTGGGTCTGACTTTGAAAGTTGAGCTTGTCAAGGACCGATTCAACACCTGGATTGAAGTAGGATTTGTCGCAACGGGTATCATGTGTCAGCAAG GCTCACTGCTCGTTCCTACGTCCATTTCTAGCCGATTAGTGGTATTGAATTTGCTATACTTCAGCATCTTGATTTACAACTATTATTCGGCGAGTGTTGTATCTGCTCAACTGAATCAACCGCtggaaaaaatgaacgactcAATGCACCAGCTTGCACAGTCTAATTTACAGATTGCAGCGGAACCAATTACGTACACGAACTTCGGATTGACG GCTCAAAAAGACTGGGAGATCAAGGAGTTCTACGTCAAGCGATGGAAACCTCTGGCAGACAGAACGCGATACATTCCGCTGGAAGAAGGATTCGCAAGGGTTGCTAAGGGTGGCTTCGCTTACCACACAGATCCAAACACCGGGTATCCTTATGTAGAGAGATTGTTTACCAACCAAATGATCTGTGAACTAACGGAAGTTCACCTATTTCGACCTCAGATGATGTCACTGTCGGGTAGACACAACAGTCCTTTCACTGAAATGGCAAAGATTGG TGCATTGAAGCTATCAAGCGCAGGACTCTTGACTCGGCAACAAAaacgctggatggctcgaAAGCCAATGTGCATCCGTGACTCTTTCATACTACAAAGTATTTCCATCTTAACAACGGCACCTGCGTTTATCATTTTGTTCGTTGGTATTTTTCTGGCCTCAGTGATTTGCATTTGGGAAAATCTGATCTTCAAATCACAAgattcttcaaaataa
- the LOC124212151 gene encoding cytochrome P450 4C1-like, whose amino-acid sequence MTVGNEGHPTDESSGFKPRDFTVFWKCPDTGFFLVAIGILCGVWMSMKMQEWLQKQLKLLKLGLKLRGPPALPFIGNALQFACSPEEILDRIVDLCKHYDSPFRFWLGPKLFVILTKPCDIEVILGSPKAAYKGLVYRFFQPFIGRGLISGSGPTQRTHRKLIMPMLNAKVLDEYVEYFVHHSEYCVNRLEELVDTEEFDIYPFLEHCTIDIILDTIMGASGTSQQGGYQQLAEASRKIYDLVYPRMTKLWLHPDWIYGWTDYGEQTVTAAEIVHSFTESLIVRKRKEHHALERGSVLASRPRLMLLEQLIAHVEKTSVMNDEKLRDEIYTVFLAAQDTSAVISSFVFLMLGMHQSIQDKVRTELHEVLGEGSVTAENIHDLKYVEMVVKETLRLFPIAPLMVRELKGDVDLQTMTLLEGCSVIMVPYMTHRDPNHWANPDEFDPDRFASENSVGRHSCAYVPFSGGLRGCIGQKYAIMCLKTLVANVVRRFRLSCKKSLHELRLKTDISIRSIDGYKVSITHA is encoded by the exons ATGACGGTTGGAAATGAAGGACATCCTACAGATGAATCATCCGGTTTCAAACCCAGGGATTTCACAGTGTTTTGGAAATGTCCTGATACTG GTTTCTTTCTGGTAGCTATTGGGATCTTGTGTGGAGTATGGATGTCAATGAAAATGCAAGAATGGCTTCAAAAGCAACTGAAACTGCTTAAATTGGGGTTGAAATTACGCGGACCACCAGCTCTACCGTTTATTGGGAACGCGCTTCAATTTGCGTGCAGCCCCGAAG AAATACTGGATCGGATCGTCGACCTGTGCAAGCACTACGATTCGCCGTTCCGATTTTGGCTTGGACCGAAACTTTTTGTCATTCTCACAAAGCCCTGTGACATAGAA GTGATACTTGGCAGTCCTAAAGCAGCGTACAAAGGTCTAGTTTACCGTTTTTTTCAGCCCTTTATTGGGCGTGGGCTTATATCAGGTTCAG GACCAACGCAGAGGACACATCGCAAATTAATCATGCCGATGTTGAATGCAAAGGTGTTGGACGAGTACGTGGAATACTTTGTTCATCACAGTGAATACTGTGTCAATCGTCTGGAGGAGCTTGTTGACACTGAAGAGTTCGACATTTATCCTTTCTTGGAACACTGCACAATCGACATTATACTAG ATACCATCATGGGAGCTTCTGGAACGTCGCAACAAGGAGGATATCAGCAGTTGGCCGAGGCGTCTAGAAA GATTTACGATTTGGTATACCCACGAATGACGAAGCTGTGGTTGCACCCAGATTGGATCTACGGTTGGACTGACTATGGCGAGCAAACTGTTACAGCAGCTGAAATAGTTCATAGTTTCACGGAGAGC CTCATCGTTCGCAAGCGGAAGGAACACCACGCCTTGGAAAGAGGCTCTGTTTTAGCGAGTCGACCCCGCTTGATGCTCCTCGAACAACTCATCGCCCACGTGGAGAAAACCAGCGTCATGAATGACGAAAAGCTCAGAGATGAGATATACACCGTTTTTCTTGCC GCACAAGACACATCAGCTGTTATCAGTTCTTTCGTGTTCCTGATGCTAGGGATGCATCAGAGTATTCAG GACAAGGTGCGAACAGAGTTGCATGAGGTCCTGGGCGAGGGCAGTGTGACGGCGGAAAACATCCACGACTTGAAGTATGTCGAGATGGTCGTCAAGGAGACACTCCGCTTATTCCCCATAGCACCGTTGATGGTGCGGGAATTGAAGGGTGATGTAGATCTTC aGACAATGACATTGCTGGAAGGATGTTCAGTCATCATGGTACCGTACATGACGCATCGTGATCCGAACCACTGGGCGAATCCGGATGAATTTGATCCAGACAGATTCGCATCAGAAAACTCGGTGGGCAGGCACTCCTGTGCTTATGTACCGTTTAGCGGTGGTCTGAGAGGATGCATTG gtCAAAAATACGCCATAATGTGTTTGAAGACACTTGTGGCCAATGTTGTTAGGAGATTCCGATTGAGTTGCAAAAAATCTTTGCACGAGCTCAGGTTGAAGACAGACATCTCCATTCGTTCCATTGACGGTTATAAAGTATCCATCACTCATGCGTAA
- the LOC124212155 gene encoding uncharacterized protein isoform X2, whose amino-acid sequence MDWKREPQAQEEMPLSQVTQGNTLGVTGGVNPGTTPQIIPINCNPPPSYHNINLPIGHPSVLASDRGAPPSYEEAIDPNAPPPSYDSLFGRMREAHKASKGVFDFLKNIIVLLLGTIGCTIILGVTIVIPICMMVIGGLYLYDCPQGEYIPVYLLVGGGIGVFKQLLHLSVRVRERQEERDEERVRQSSTQTLINCFMLGWFIIGSMWVYKAFEPNYDPSRGKYCNKTLYLFAFWLITCVYIALGVITACLCSISVASIAFQRPPPDLM is encoded by the exons ATGGATTGGAAGCGCGAACCGCAAGCTCAGGAAGAAATGCCGCTAAGCCAGGTCACCCAGGGTAACACCCTGGGGGTAACCGGAGGCGTAAATCCAGGAACAACACCTCAGATAATTCCAATTAACTGCAACCCTCCGCCGTCCTACCACAATATAAACCTGCCAATTGGCCACCCGTCCGTATTAGCTAGTGATCGAGGAGCGCCGCCTTCTTACGAAGAAGCGATAGACCCAAATG CCCCGCCGCCATCCTACGATTCTTTATTTGGCCGAATGCGGGAGGCCCACAAGGCTTCCAAGGGTGTTTTtgactttttaaaaaatatcatcgttCTCCTTCTCGGCACAA TTGGGTGCACGATCATCTTAGGTGTGACAATAGTGATTCCAATTTGCATGATGGTGATCGGTGGACTTTATTTGTACGATTGTCCGCAGGGAGAATACATTCCAGTTTATCTATTAGTTGGGGGTGGTATTGGGGTTTTTAAACAGCTACTGCACCTTTCGGTCAGAGTTCGCGAACGGCAGGAGGAACGGGACGAAGAGAGAGTGAGACAATCCTCCACGCAAACCTTGATAAACTGCTTCATGCTCGGCTGGTTCATCATCG GTTCCATGTGGGTTTACAAGGCGTTTGAGCCCAATTACGATCCATCCAGGGGGAAGTACTGCAACAAAACGCTGTATTTATTCGCCTTCTGGCTGATCACATGCGTCTACATTGCTTTGGGAGTCATCACAGCCTGCTTGTGCAGCATTTCCGTAGCTAGCATTGCTTTTCAAAGGCCGCCTCCTGATCTCATGTAA
- the LOC124212157 gene encoding male-enhanced antigen 1: MMSPEPTQEPVEENLNAPDLNIGAAAAIESDSEDEDPGLRGYMPLSQIPHDSDPMLDDYEDDEWLSTSLDTNHISSSVPVRNELEACEPETLEVWSSRSNQCDIDLDEDKIDQVKTAMASFMLPTTAIPEWANSVSEEQWKQILIDKIKEMQSKDNN, from the exons ATGATGTCTCCTGAACCAACTCAGGAGCCTGTAGAGGAGAATCTCAATGCCCCAGATCTTAACATTGGAGCAGCAGCCGCCATCGAGTCTGATAGTGAAGACGAAGATCCTGGCTTACGAGGCTACATGCCTCTCTCTCAAATACCTCATGACAGTGATCCGATGCTGGACGACTACGAG GATGATGAGTGGTTATCGACTTCACTGGACACCAATCACATTTCTTCATCTGTGCCGGTCAGAAATGAACTAGAG GCTTGTGAACCGGAGACCTTAGAAGTCTGGTCTTCTCGATCCAATCAGTGTGATATAGACTTAGACGAAGACAAAATTGATCAAGTCAAGACTGCAATGGCATCTTTCATGCTACCTACCACTGCGATTCCGGAATGGGCGAACAGCGTGTCGGAGGAACAGTGGAAACAGATATTGATTgataaaatcaaagaaatgCAAAGTAAggataataattga
- the LOC124212158 gene encoding uncharacterized protein, translated as MLVSGILLLVAFYGSTPGEAGDPTLRVNLLTVDVVQSKSEFIDTWAATLTKTKPVNKLGLVAPISKTFPEDMMLSADISLDGTSVMAIDTSLCESIKDEVIAKGFLAAGNPFPANCPFTKGNHRIVDYVVDTDRLPTVPDGKLECNVTLHMPDKDPFISIIITGIISHEVPGMG; from the exons ATGTTGGTTTCTGGCATCCTGCTTCTCGTTGCCTTCTACGGCTCGACTCCAGGTGAAGCTGGTGAC CCGACGCTGCGCGTGAATCTACTGACTGTAGATGTCGTCCAAAGCAAATCCGAATTCATAGACACGTGGGCGGCGACTTTGACCAAAACGAAGCCAGTGAATAAACTTGGGCTAGTAGCTCCGATCTCGAAAACCTTCCCCGAAGACATGATG ttATCTGCGGATATTAGTTTGGACGGTACTTCTGTAATGGCTATTGACACCAGTTTGTGTGAATCGATTAAGGATGAAGTTATCGCCAAGGGTTTCTTGGCTGCCGGAAACCCTTTTCCCGCCAATTGCCCATTCACAAAG ggTAATCATCGAATAGTCGACTACGTCGTTGACACCGATAGATTACCGACAGTTCCAGATGGAAAGCTGGAATGTAATGTTACTTTACACATGCCCGATAAGGATCCCTTTATATCGATCATCATCACCGGGATAATAAGTCACGAAGTACCCGGCATGGGATAA
- the Gat-1B gene encoding GABA neurotransmitter transporter-1B yields the protein MPSLSDSGGRNRVDRATSPLPRRLAVDPVQELKALFAEPSLRLSNSEKDHDARIDGIQCLETIEVSADEDLPERGSWNSKIEFILSVVGLAIGLGNLWRFPYLCYKNGGGAFMVPYFIALALAGVPMFFMELSLGQMMTVGGLGVFQIAPIFKGIGYAACVLSCWTNVYYIVILAWALFYLLASLRSDVPWRSCDNSWNTGYCIKPIDRLEANCWSSGQETICNTPIGNVTATLLKDPVKEFWERRALQISEGIDHVGGVRWELAGTLAVVWIMCYFCIWKGVKWTGKVVYFTSLFPYALLAVLLVRGLTLPGAMEGLRYYATPNLSKLGEPEVWIDAVTQIFYSYALGVGALIALGSYNKFNNNVYKDALLVCTINSGTSMLSGVVIFSVVGFMAHEQQKPVADVAASGPGLAFLVYPSAVLQLPGTPIWSCLFFFMLILIGLDSQFCTVEGFITAAVDEWPRLLRKRKEMFIALVCFLSYLIGLSCVTEGGMYVFQLLDSYAVSGFCLLFLMFFECIAVSWAFGVNRFYDGIRDMIGYYPCFWWKICWTVTTPAICIGVFIFNVIKFVPVKYLTYEYPWWSHVLGWLSGLSSMLCIPGYMIYIWCITPGTRREKFRKLVRIDDDIATLRKKLNPTKFVTVNKSQF from the exons ATGCCGTCGTTAAGTGACTCTGGGGGTCGAAACCGCGTGGACAGAGCTACGAGTCCACTTCCTCGAAGACTGGCTGTGGATCCAGTTCAGGAGTTGAAGGCGCTTTTCGCCGAGCCATCATTGAGGCTGTCCAACAGCGAAAAGGACCATGATGCCCGCATAGACGGTATTCAGTGTCTCGAGACGATCGAGGTATCGGCAGATGAGGATCTTCCAGAAAGAGGTAGCTGGAATAGCAAG ATCGAGTTCATCCTGTCAGTCGTAGGCTTGGCTATCGGCCTCGGTAATCTATGGCGTTTTCCATACTTGTGCTACAAGAATGGAGGCGGCGCTTTCATGGTTCCCTATTTCATCGCCTTGGCCCTTGCTGGCGTGCCCATGTTCTTCATGGAACTTTCACTTGGTCAGATGATGACTGTAGGCGGTCTCGGAGTTTTTCAAATTGCTCCGATATTCAAAG GAATTGGTTACGCTGCCTGCGTTCTCTCCTGCTGGACAAATGTCTATTACATAGTAATCCTCGCCTGGGCCTTATTTTACCTTCTTGCATCCCTGCGATCTG ACGTTCCTTGGAGGTCCTGTGATAACTCCTGGAATACTGGGTACTGCATAAAGCCCATAGATCGTTTGGAAGCAAACTGCTGGTCCAGCGGACAAGAAACGATATGCAACACTCCAATAGGCAACGTGACAGCGACCTTGCTCAAGGATCCGGTCAAAGAATTTTGGGA GCGGCGAGCTCTCCAAATTTCAGAAGGTATTGATCACGTCGGTGGAGTTAGGTGGGAATTAGCCGGAACGTTGGCCGTCGTGTGGATCATGTGCTACTTTTGCATTTGGAAGGGTGTCAAGTGGACGGGAAAA GTTGTCTATTTCACTTCACTTTTCCCTTATGCCCTGCTGGCCGTTCTACTGGTGCGAGGTCTGACTTTGCCGGGAGCCATGGAAGGTCTCAGGTACTACGCCACACCGAATCTGTCAAAACTTGGCGAGCCTGAG GTCTGGATCGATGCTGTAACACAAATTTTCTACTCCTACGCCTTGGGCGTCGGTGCACTGATCGCTCTTGGCAGTTACAACAAGTTCAACAACAATGTCTACAA GGATGCGTTATTAGTGTGCACAATAAATTCCGGTACTAGTATGCTGAGCGGAGTTGTGATATTCTCAGTGGTTGGCTTCATGGCCCACGAACAGCAGAAGCCCGTTGCAGACGTTGCAGCATCAG GTCCCGGCCTCGCATTTTTGGTGTATCCTTCAGCAGTGCTACAATTACCTGGAACACCGATATGGTCCTGCCTCTTCTTCTTTATGCTTATTCTTATCGGTTTGGATAGTCAG TTCTGTACGGTTGAAGGGTTCATCACAGCCGCGGTTGACGAATGGCCTCGACTgctcagaaaaagaaaagagatgTTCATAGCACTTGTGTGTTTTCTCTCTTACCTCATCGGTCTCTCTTGTGTTACTGAA GgtggtatgtatgtatttcaATTGCTGGATTCGTACGCGGTTAGTGGATTCTGCCTGCTGTTCCTGATGTTCTTCGAATGCATTGCGGTCTCATGGGCCTTCGGGGTGAACCGTTTTTACGACGGGATTCGGGATATGATTGGATACTACCCTTGTTTTTGGTGGAAGATATGCTGGACAGTCACGACACCAGCCATCTGCATA GGTGTATTCATTTTCAATGTGATCAAATTCGTCCCGGTAAAATACCTCACCTATGAATATCCGTGGTGGAGTCATGTGTTGGGCTGGTTAAGCGGGCTATCATCCATGCTCTGCATACCTGGTTATATGATTTACATCTGGTGTATAACTCCGGGGACCAGGAGAGAG aaattccGAAAACTAGTGAGAATCGACGATGACATTGCTACacttcgaaaaaaattaaacccaacaaaatttgttacagtaaaTAAGAGTCAGTTTtag
- the LOC124212155 gene encoding uncharacterized protein isoform X1 produces MDWKREPQAQEEMPLSQVTQGNTLGVTGGVNPGTTPQIIPINCNPPPSYHNINLPIGHPSVLASDRGAPPSYEEAIDPNAPPPSYDSLFGRMREAHKASKGVFDFLKNIIVLLLGTSLLDLIGCTIILGVTIVIPICMMVIGGLYLYDCPQGEYIPVYLLVGGGIGVFKQLLHLSVRVRERQEERDEERVRQSSTQTLINCFMLGWFIIGSMWVYKAFEPNYDPSRGKYCNKTLYLFAFWLITCVYIALGVITACLCSISVASIAFQRPPPDLM; encoded by the exons ATGGATTGGAAGCGCGAACCGCAAGCTCAGGAAGAAATGCCGCTAAGCCAGGTCACCCAGGGTAACACCCTGGGGGTAACCGGAGGCGTAAATCCAGGAACAACACCTCAGATAATTCCAATTAACTGCAACCCTCCGCCGTCCTACCACAATATAAACCTGCCAATTGGCCACCCGTCCGTATTAGCTAGTGATCGAGGAGCGCCGCCTTCTTACGAAGAAGCGATAGACCCAAATG CCCCGCCGCCATCCTACGATTCTTTATTTGGCCGAATGCGGGAGGCCCACAAGGCTTCCAAGGGTGTTTTtgactttttaaaaaatatcatcgttCTCCTTCTCGGCACAA gTTTACTCGATTTAA TTGGGTGCACGATCATCTTAGGTGTGACAATAGTGATTCCAATTTGCATGATGGTGATCGGTGGACTTTATTTGTACGATTGTCCGCAGGGAGAATACATTCCAGTTTATCTATTAGTTGGGGGTGGTATTGGGGTTTTTAAACAGCTACTGCACCTTTCGGTCAGAGTTCGCGAACGGCAGGAGGAACGGGACGAAGAGAGAGTGAGACAATCCTCCACGCAAACCTTGATAAACTGCTTCATGCTCGGCTGGTTCATCATCG GTTCCATGTGGGTTTACAAGGCGTTTGAGCCCAATTACGATCCATCCAGGGGGAAGTACTGCAACAAAACGCTGTATTTATTCGCCTTCTGGCTGATCACATGCGTCTACATTGCTTTGGGAGTCATCACAGCCTGCTTGTGCAGCATTTCCGTAGCTAGCATTGCTTTTCAAAGGCCGCCTCCTGATCTCATGTAA